A section of the Streptomyces sp. NBC_01363 genome encodes:
- a CDS encoding ABC transporter ATP-binding protein, with protein sequence MSTTTPLLSAEGLKVTFPGRRGAAPARAVDSVDLDIHPGEIVALVGESGCGKTTLARSLLGLVPPTSGQVTFGGKPLDYASRALKTYRKRVQLVLQDPSGSLNPRHTVYDAVAEGLRIHGYAGDEREAVAGALSRAGLRPPERFFLRYPHELSGGQRQRVVIAGALVLEPELIVADEPVASLDASVRGEILALLLRLRDELGLSALVVTHDLGLAWNIADRVAVMYLGRIVETGKVEEILTDPQHPYTQALLSVLPESGDEPVILTGEPPDPSRVPSGCRFHARCQVLASGEAERAGVAEDCRTKDLPVLAGGGRTQVACHWALAAAKART encoded by the coding sequence ATGAGCACCACCACTCCCCTGCTCAGCGCCGAGGGGCTGAAGGTCACCTTCCCCGGCCGGCGCGGGGCCGCCCCGGCGCGTGCCGTGGACAGTGTCGACCTGGACATCCACCCCGGCGAGATCGTCGCGCTGGTCGGCGAGTCGGGCTGCGGCAAGACGACGCTGGCGCGCTCCCTGCTGGGCCTGGTCCCGCCGACGTCCGGGCAGGTCACCTTCGGCGGCAAGCCGCTCGACTACGCGAGCCGGGCGCTGAAGACGTACCGCAAGCGGGTCCAGCTGGTGCTCCAGGACCCCAGCGGTTCGCTCAACCCGAGGCACACGGTGTACGACGCCGTCGCCGAGGGGCTGCGGATCCACGGGTACGCCGGGGACGAGCGGGAGGCGGTGGCCGGGGCGCTGTCGCGGGCCGGGCTGCGGCCGCCGGAACGATTCTTCCTGCGGTATCCGCACGAGCTGTCCGGCGGTCAGCGCCAGCGGGTCGTGATCGCGGGCGCGCTGGTCCTGGAGCCCGAACTGATCGTGGCCGACGAGCCGGTGGCGTCGCTCGACGCCTCGGTGCGCGGCGAGATCCTCGCCCTGCTGCTCCGGCTGCGGGACGAACTGGGCCTGTCCGCGCTGGTGGTCACGCACGACCTCGGGCTGGCGTGGAACATCGCGGACCGGGTCGCGGTGATGTACCTCGGACGGATCGTGGAGACGGGCAAGGTGGAGGAGATCCTGACGGATCCTCAGCATCCCTACACCCAGGCGCTGTTGTCGGTGCTGCCGGAATCGGGGGACGAGCCGGTGATCCTGACCGGTGAGCCGCCGGACCCGTCCAGGGTGCCGTCCGGCTGCCGCTTCCATGCCCGCTGCCAGGTCCTCGCCTCGGGCGAGGCGGAACGGGCGGGCGTCGCGGAGGACTGCCGTACGAAGGATCTGCCGGTGCTCGCGGGCGGCGGGCGGACACAGGTGGCGTGCCACTGGGCCCTCGCCGCCGCGAAGGCCCGGACGTAG